From Pan paniscus chromosome 6, NHGRI_mPanPan1-v2.0_pri, whole genome shotgun sequence, one genomic window encodes:
- the GPR85 gene encoding probable G-protein coupled receptor 85, whose product MANYSHAADNILQNLSPLTAFLKLTSLGFIIGVSVVGNLLISILLVKDKTLHRAPYYFLLDLCCSDILRSAICFPFVFNSVKNGSTWTYGTLTCKVIAFLGVLSCFHTAFMLFCISVTRYLAIAHHRFYTKRLTFWTCLAVICMVWTLSVAMAFPPVLDVGTYSFIREEDQCTFQHRSFRANDSLGFMLLLALILLATQLVYLKLIFFVHDRRKMKPVQFVAAVSQNWTFHGPGASGQAAANWLAGFGRGPTPPTLLGIRQNANTTGRRRLLVLDEFKMEKRISRMFYIMTFLFLTLWGPYLVACYWRVFARGPVVPGGFLTAAVWMSFAQAGINPFVCIFSNRELRRCFSTTLLYCRKSRLPREPYCVI is encoded by the coding sequence ATGGCGAACTATAGCCATGCAGCTGACAACATTTTGCAAAATCTCTCGCCTCTAACAGCCTTTCTGAAACTGACTTCCTTGGGTTTCATAATAGGAGTCAGCGTGGTGGGCAACCTCCTGATCTCCATTTTGCTAGTGAAAGATAAGACCTTGCATAGAGCACCTTACTACTTCCTGTTGGATCTTTGCTGTTCAGATATCCTCAGATCTGCAATTTGTTTCCCATTTGTGTTCAACTCTGTCAAAAATGGCTCTACCTGGACTTATGGGACTCTGACTTGCAAAGTGATTGCCTTTCTGGGGGTTTTGTCCTGTTTCCACACTGCTTTCATGCTCTTCTGCATCAGTGTCACCAGATACTTAGCTATCGCCCATCACCGCTTCTATACAAAGAGGCTGACCTTTTGGACGTGTCTGGCTGTGATCTGTATGGTGTGGACTCTGTCTGTGGCCATGGCATTTCCCCCGGTTTTAGACGTGGGCACTTACTCATTCATTAGGGAGGAAGATCAATGCACCTTCCAACACCGCTCCTTCAGGGCTAATGATTCCTTAGGATTTATGCTGCTTCTTGCTCTCATCCTCCTAGCCACACAGCTTGTCTACCTCAAGCTGATATTTTTCGTCCACGATCGAAGGAAAATGAAGCCAGTCCAGTTTGTAGCAGCAGTCAGCCAGAACTGGACTTTTCATGGTCCTGGAGCCAGTGGCCAGGCAGCTGCCAATTGGCTAGCAGGATTTGGAAGGGGTCCCACACCACCCACCTTGCTGGGCATCAGGCAAAATGCAAACACCACAGGCAGAAGAAGGCTATTGGTCTTAGACGAGttcaaaatggagaaaagaatcaGCAGAATGTTCTATATAATGACTTTTCTGTTTCTAACCTTGTGGGGCCCCTACCTGGTGGCCTGTTATTGGAGAGTTTTTGCAAGAGGGCCTGTAGTACCAGGGGGATTTCTAACAGCTGCTGTCTGGATGAGTTTTGCCCAAGCAGGAATCAATCCTTTTGTCTGCATTTTCTCAAACAGGGAGCTGAGGCGCTGTTTCAGCACAACCCTTCTTTACTGCAGAAAATCCAGGTTACCAAGGGAACCTTACTGTGTTATATGA